The genomic window GTCAGCCACTGCCGTTAAAATAGTGGTGGCCCTATCAGCAGCAGAGATACCCGTGGTCACCCCTTTTTTGGCCTCAATGGAAACAGTAAACCCTGTACCATACTGGGAAGTATTGTGATCAACCATCATGGGAAGATCAAGTTTATCTGCAATACTTGAATCAAGGGAAAGGCAAATAAGCCCCCGGCCATAGGTTGCCATAAAATTAATGGCTTCAGGGGTTACGGCCTCTGCCGCCATGGTCAGGTCTCCTTCATTTTCCCTGTCCTCATCATCCACCAGGATGACCATTTTTCCATTTTTTATATCTTCAATCGCCTGTTCAATAGTTAAATGCGGCATGTTGTTATCCTTTACAAGAATCCGTTCCGGGCAAGAAGTGACATACTGACGCCTAAATCGGCATCAGCACCGGCGTCGTTGGCACTTTTGGCGCTTTTCCCTTGCCCCGATAAAAATTTTTTCACATATTTTCCCAGCATATCCGTCTCAATATTGACCGGATCCCCCACGTTTTTAAATCCGATGGTTGTAATTTTTGCGGTATGGGGAATGATACTTACCGAAAAACCGGTTTCCCAACATTGGTTGATGGTCAGGCTGATACCGTCAATGGCAACCGAGCCCTTTTCTATCATCTCATCAGCCAGGTTTTCCGGCACCTGGATTTCATATATGATGGCATTGCTCCGGGTCTCAATTTTTGAAACCACTCCGGTACCGTCGATGTGGCCTGATACCAGATGCCCGTCTATGCGGTCCGACAGCTTCAGCGCTCGTTCAATATTGACACGAGCCCCGGGTCCAATAGAACCAAAGGTGGTGCGGGACACGGTTTCCGGTGCCATATCCACCTTGAATTGTCCTTTACCGAGACTTACAGCGGTCAGACAGGCCCCATTTACAGCAATGGAATCACCAATGCCTGTGGAGGAAAGATCCAGGTCACAGGCAATCACCAGCACTTTGCCTTCTCCATGGGTTTCAATACGCCGAATGGTACCCAGACTTTCTATAATCCCAGTAAACAAAAATTATCTCCCGCCGTTACCCAATCTATTCTGCTGTTCAATATATCCTGTCAACAGCATATCGGAACCAAACTTCCGGGTAGTGACCCGGGCCAATTCAAACACGTCTTTAATCTTTTTAGGTCCTGCTCCGCTAAACACCGGTATACCGTCATTTCCGCCCAAAATTTTGGGGGCAAGGAAATAGCAAATTTTATTAACAATTCCCGCAGCCAATGCCGATGCAGCCACACGCCCCCCACCTTCAACCAGAAGGCTTGTTATGGACAATTTTCTTAATCTAATCATCAGGTCATTTAAATCAAGCAGATTTTCAAAGACCGGGCATTCAAGAACCTGCACGCCTTTTTCTTGGAGCCGCCGAATTTTAGCAGAATCACCGTCAGGGCCTGTAACAATAATGGTAGGGGCAGTTGATTTTTGAACCACAACTTTGGCATTTTCCCGGATCGTCAAACGAGTATCCAAAATTATCCGGGCAGGATCCCTGGTCTGTTTTCCCTCAATTCTGGCAGTCAGGGACGGATCATCCCCATGCAAAGTACCGGAGCCGATAAGAATGGCATCATTTTGGTGGCGTAATTCGTGACCAAAATTTCGGGATGCCTGGGAAGTGATCCACTGGGAATCCCCGGTCTTTGTAGCAATATACCCGTCAAGGGTGGCAGCACATTTTAAGGTAACAAACGGGGTTGTGTCATTTTGAACATTCCAGACAAAGTCCTCGATCAGGGTCAAGCCCGTTTGCTCCATAACGCCTGAAACAACCTCAAGACCGTTTTCCCTTAAAAATTCAATTCCTCCCCTTGCAACGGGATTGGGATCTTTGCAGGCCACAACAACCCGACAGATACCTGCATTAAGAATTTTATGGGTACAGGGGGGGGTTTTTCCGAAATGATTGCACGGCTCTAAAGTTACGTAGATGGTGGAATCGGCCAATTTCTCAGGATGTCTTGCTGCTGCATCATTTATGGCCACCACCTCAGCGTGGGGGCCACCTGCTTTTGAGTGAAAGCCCTGACCAATGATTTGATCGTCCTTCACCACCAAGGCCCCCACACAGGGGTTGGGCGAGGTGTACCCTTTGCCCCGGGCTGCAAGCTCCAAAGCTCTTGCCATATAGTCCGAATCAGTCATCACTATCTACAGTGCCTTCCATACCCGGCTCGGTATCTGTGGATCTGTGCTCCTTATGAATCAGACTTTCAAGTTCCTGAATAAAATCGGTGACATCCTTGAACTCCCTGTACACAGAGGCAAACCGGACATAGGCCACATCATCCAGATCCTTCAGGGCATTGATAATTTTCTCACCCACCACCGTGGCAGGCACTTCCCGCTCCCGGCCGTCCCGCAGGTCACGCTCAATCTCATCCACAATTTGTTCGATCTGGTTGATACTGATGGCACGTTTTTCACAGGCTTTCTGAATGCCTCTCATCACCTTTTCCCTGTCAAACTCCTCCCGGCGGTTGTCTTTTTTAATGATCATGACAGGGACCTGTTCCACCCGTTCATAGGTCGTAAAGCGTCGACCGCACTGCTGGCACTCTCTTCTACGCCGGACTTCAAACTCAATTTTGCCCGGCCGCGAATCCACAACTCTGGTGTTTGGATCTCCGCAATATGGGCACTTCATATCAGCCTCTTATGTTGTTTAAACGTAAAGCCACCCATCTGCTGCGTTGCACAAAAATTTAAAAGCCTCACAACCATAAGGTTGCTCCGGTTTTTAATTTTTGTGCGCCTTGCATATAAGCAACTCTACATCCAAACAAAGTTTTTTGTTCAGGCACTATTGCTCTCAAAGCTGAATCAATTCCACCCCGGCCTGGGCAAACATCTCCAGGGAAAGCGGATCGTCGTACCCCGCCTTGAAGTATACTTTTTTGATGCCGGCATTAATAATCATCTTAGCGCATATGGAACAAGGCTGGGTGGTGCAGTACAACGAGGCTCCGGCGACCGGTATCCCATGGTAAGCCGCCTGGATGATTACATTCTGTTCAGCATGAACCCCCCGACAAAGCTCATGTTTTTCCCCGGAAGGCACCTTGAGTTGTTCCCGCAGGCAACCGGTCTGCCTGCAATGGGGAATTTGAGAAGGTGCACCGTTATAGCCGGAACATAAAATACGCTTATCCTTGACCAACACGGCCCCCACCTTTCGTCTAAGACAAGTGGCCCTGGAAGCCACAAGGTCTGTGATGGCCATAAAATACTCGTTCCAAGTGGGACGGCCATCACCAATGACGTTTACCGAATCAGGGGGAACAGAATTCATCAGCCGGCTACATTGTCATATAAAGGATGCTGGATGCACAACTCTTTAACCTTGGTGGCAACCTTGGGAACATTGGCTTCGTCATCCAGAACATCACAGATAAATCCGGCCACAGCGCTCACGGCATCTTCATTCATGCCTCGGGAGGTAATCAACGGCACCCCGATACGTACACCCGAAGTAACAAAGGGGCTTCGCTTTTCATTGGGCACGGTATTTTTATTCACCGTAATATTTGCCTGTCCCAGACGGTCTTCCGCCTCTTTTCCGGTGAGGTCCCGTCCAGAAAAATCCACCAGGACCATGTGGTTATCCGTACCATTGGACACCAACTTGTACCCTCTTTCCATGAGAACCTTTGCCAAAACAGCGGCATTTTTAACCACCTGTTTCTGATATTCGGTGAACTCGGGTAACAGTGCCTCTTTAAAGGCTACGGCCTTAGCCGTAATAACATGCATCAAAGGTCCACCCTGGATACCGGGAAAAATCTGGGAATTGATTTTTTTACCCAGTTCAGCGTCGGCAAGAATCAATCCGCCTCTGGGACCGCG from uncultured Desulfobacter sp. includes these protein-coding regions:
- the nrdR gene encoding transcriptional regulator NrdR is translated as MKCPYCGDPNTRVVDSRPGKIEFEVRRRRECQQCGRRFTTYERVEQVPVMIIKKDNRREEFDREKVMRGIQKACEKRAISINQIEQIVDEIERDLRDGREREVPATVVGEKIINALKDLDDVAYVRFASVYREFKDVTDFIQELESLIHKEHRSTDTEPGMEGTVDSDD
- a CDS encoding riboflavin synthase, coding for MFTGIIESLGTIRRIETHGEGKVLVIACDLDLSSTGIGDSIAVNGACLTAVSLGKGQFKVDMAPETVSRTTFGSIGPGARVNIERALKLSDRIDGHLVSGHIDGTGVVSKIETRSNAIIYEIQVPENLADEMIEKGSVAIDGISLTINQCWETGFSVSIIPHTAKITTIGFKNVGDPVNIETDMLGKYVKKFLSGQGKSAKSANDAGADADLGVSMSLLARNGFL
- the ribD gene encoding bifunctional diaminohydroxyphosphoribosylaminopyrimidine deaminase/5-amino-6-(5-phosphoribosylamino)uracil reductase RibD, which codes for MTDSDYMARALELAARGKGYTSPNPCVGALVVKDDQIIGQGFHSKAGGPHAEVVAINDAAARHPEKLADSTIYVTLEPCNHFGKTPPCTHKILNAGICRVVVACKDPNPVARGGIEFLRENGLEVVSGVMEQTGLTLIEDFVWNVQNDTTPFVTLKCAATLDGYIATKTGDSQWITSQASRNFGHELRHQNDAILIGSGTLHGDDPSLTARIEGKQTRDPARIILDTRLTIRENAKVVVQKSTAPTIIVTGPDGDSAKIRRLQEKGVQVLECPVFENLLDLNDLMIRLRKLSITSLLVEGGGRVAASALAAGIVNKICYFLAPKILGGNDGIPVFSGAGPKKIKDVFELARVTTRKFGSDMLLTGYIEQQNRLGNGGR
- a CDS encoding cytidine/deoxycytidylate deaminase family protein, with protein sequence MNSVPPDSVNVIGDGRPTWNEYFMAITDLVASRATCLRRKVGAVLVKDKRILCSGYNGAPSQIPHCRQTGCLREQLKVPSGEKHELCRGVHAEQNVIIQAAYHGIPVAGASLYCTTQPCSICAKMIINAGIKKVYFKAGYDDPLSLEMFAQAGVELIQL